The Scophthalmus maximus strain ysfricsl-2021 chromosome 14, ASM2237912v1, whole genome shotgun sequence region TAAAACCTCATTAcccttccctccctttcttctaCCTGTGACCACATTTGTTCAGGATCCCCCCCCTTCTCTTATTCATGCTACTATCTCATTCATCCTCTGCCCCTTTTCACCACCCCCCGTTCCATGTGCAGACCTGATGACATTTCCTCAATAAAGCAGTTGATAGTCCCAGCACTAAGACCCCCTTTTTCTATTTCTAGCTCTCAGCCTGTTGCCCTGCAGAGAGAGTGGAAAGTGAAGGCAACCTCAGTCGTGCAgcgagaaggggggggggctcctaaAAGAGGAAGCTGATGGTGTCATGCAGTGTTTTGCTTTGGCCAGCGGAGCTAATTTTGATCATAATTTGACTGAGAAACGGTTAATATttcctagtgtgtgtgtatgtgtgtgtgtgtgtgtttcccccagCTGAGGCAGCCTCCAGTGAAGCGCCTCCGACTACGTGGTGACTGGTCTGACACTGGCCCCCGAGCTCGTCctgagagcgagagggagagagacggtaAGATCACAGTGCCACAACTGACATGTATGTTCAGTTTAAGCAGAGGACTCAAATTACACATCTCACCCCTGagacaatttcaatttcatttttacttaCCATTTACCAAGCTGAACCTAGCCGTGCAACTTGTCaacttaaatgaataaatacctgaattaaatgattttatCCTCTTTTAAGCAAACGCTGATGGTGCAACGTTATCATTATTAACGTGGAGCTGTGTCTCTGGCCACCTGATGACTAAGTCCCAATATTCACCCTGTTTGAGTTCTGTTTCATGTCCCCATCAGCTCTTAACCCAGTCATCAGGCTCTTTAGCTGCTTAATGCTCCATTATGTTACCAGCGAGTCGCAACCTGCCcgtctgctgttttttttgacGAGCAGGGAGCGATTTCAGATCTTTGTCACTGAAAACCGCTGCCCGTCTGCTGCAACGCCACGAGAGCAGTTGCAGTTCACTCTGAAGTTCACTCTTTCACAAAATGAATTGTTCACGAATGAAGGAAATTCAAATGGACCGAAAATAAATAACCATGCTATGTTTTTGAAAACGTCCTGCAGAAAACTGCACGTAAACCGCAGTTGTGTGATGTTAAATTAGTGTGGTTTACACCATCTTaatgttttcttcccttcacTCCTGCAGGGGAACAGAGTCCAAATGTATCTCTGATGCAGAGGATGTCGGACATGTTGTCCCGGTGGTTTGAGGAGGCCAGCGAggctcagagcagcagaggaacccGACCACAGACGCGACCCAGAGGTGAGTGAACTCCCCGTCACCATCATCAGGATCATTGTGCAACGTGTAAAAAGAACATTTAGATTCTCAAAGGTTGAGCgtgaaaggaggaaaaatattCAAGTTTAAGTAGGAGGGGCATTCACACATCGATGAGTATGGCGTATGTTCTGTGGTTTCAGGCTAATCGCATGTTAGAAAGGCAAAACAGGAGGCATTTTATCCAAGCTAAACCTTTTAATGTGCTTACAATTCAATAGTCAGCTAAAAGAAAAGTAAGCACAGAAAACCTCAGTTTTAATACAGCCTTAGTGAACAGCTATTCCATGCTGAACCAAATATTCCTGCTTTCAGGAACAGCCGTCCGTCCAGAGGCTGCGTCCAATACTCCAGCTACCCCTGCAGGAGAATCCAGTCAGGAGTCCAGTGCCACTGAGGGGCCTGTGGGGACAGACACTCCAGAGGAGCCTGCTGCCTCCGCAACCGCAACCGCCaatgctgccgccgccgctgcccccATGCCCAagtccacttcctcctcctccttaggCTCATCGTCAGCTGTCACAGCACCTCCTCCTTCTAGCTCCTCGTCAGTGGAGAGTTCagctcctcccacctcccccctcacctcctcccctgacTCTGAGCAGAGGAGTCAGGCCAACACAACTAGGACTCCGACAACGGCGACGACCACATCCACCTCAGAACCTGCTCTCTCAGGTAAAACCTGAAAGTCACTTGTGAAATTCTCACCAAAAAGAGTCACATAAATTCCCATTTGACTCTTTAAGTACAGTGAATCTTCTGTTCAGTGTGTGGATGGTGAActctgtgtatatgtgtgtgtttgttggggcCATTCCACCCGAGCAGCCGCCTTACCAcacctcttttctcctccagcatcctgttgtcctcctcctcctccttttttcttttcctgactctcctcacatcctcctccttcccccctcagTCTTCTAATCGCTGCGttcactctccctcttctcctctgcctcttcgtCAGAGTACGGTCCTCACCGGCTGCCCATAAGTTTAGTGTGTAGGCGTTTGCAGAGGTTACTCCGGCTGGCCGACCCCCCGGGACAGGGTCAGCGGGCggccccttcttcttcttctccttctgcagcCGCTGAGAGACAATCACAGAGAGCTGCTACCTCTGCTGCCGAGACTCGACCCCGTACAGGTTACCCTCCCCTCTGAGCTCCCCGTCCATACGGGCTGATCGCCTGGGCCCCCTCTCCTGCCATCTTACCCTACCCCTTTATATACTGTAGGAAAAGCAGACATGTCTGTTTGTCGAGACAGTCATGCTCTAAAAATAATAGAATCTGTCTTGCCACAACTGACCACTAATCCCACAGTGATCCTCTTTCCATTTTTCAATAACGCACAGTGTACTTATTAACCCCCTCCAGCTGCCACTGTTTTCGCCTCCCCTCACTCACTGACGCTCTCACTCCATCGCTCCCCTTGTTGCTTGAGTTTTCCCTGTCGGAAGTGGCACCAGCCAACTTATGAAGCTCCGCTTTGGCATCCTCATGGCTCGTGTGGTTGCTCACCCATTTTTGATGATGCACACCGATGTCCTGTCTTAACCATTGATACCATGACGCAGTAATCGATTCACTTTGGTTTGATCTCACTTCAAATTTGGAATCATAACAAAAGCCCTTTTCAGATGTTGAGCTTGTCACGTCGATGTGACATGACAGAACCTCTGCAGAATACTCGCAGAATATTTGACATGTGGTGGTCAAATAGAAGAAAGTAATTATGTAGAGGGGATTATTCACACAAGCTGcatctgtgatgtttttttgtccatttggGAATCTCCTGTTAGGTCAACATTACAGCATTTTTATTGTGGTTGTGTGGgattttgttaaattatttaGTTTGTACTGCTGCACCACAATAAGAAAACAATCCTCGTTGTGATCCGATCATTCAGTGTTTCCCTGACTTCGGTTCAGACTTGTGTTGCGTTGAACGTCCACCAGGTCTCACGTCTGAAAGGGGCTTTTCTGTCTAACTCAACCAATGGATGCATCTGACACCAGTGATTCAACGAGAGAGTAAAGAGTCATCGCTTGTATGTGTTGAATTTAAAACCAGGCCTCACAAtggcagggagaggagagaattaatatatatatatatatacctaattgaattaaaaataatgcaaacaGAATTTTATATATTGCCATTGCTTTGTTATATTCACTCTAAACGTTTTCAATTACACAGCTTCTATAACATCACAGGAATAAATCATTTCTAATATTAAATAGTGCATCTGTAGTAAGcttgtcatttttattgtttaaagtCAGACTTGCTGATCTCTGAATCTCATTTCACGCACAAAAGCTGAATCGACTGTTTCTAAAACCATCCTCCTGATATCAGATGAAGCTCTGTCTAGTTTCTACAGCTCCTCCTGCTCGGCCTCGGATCGTGGTTGTTTTGACTCAGAAAGTCTTTAACCCTCTTGCTCCTTGACTTGTGTGAGTCCTCAGGTTTGGCCCGTTGTCCGAATGTTTAGCAGGTCTCGTTTGTGTTCCAGATTCCCCCTCATCTGTGGTAAACAAACAGCTGGGATCCATGACTCTTGATGAACAGCAGGGTGCGTCCTCTCCCACCACCCTGcctctcgctctgtctcctTCACCCTCCCTCAGACACTCCTCAAACACTTTTCCTCATCCTGAGCCTCGTCAAAGTCTGTCCTCCATTCCTCTCATACTGTCCTGTCCTACTTTGTCCTTGTGTCCACGCTTTACTTTCCCATCATCTGTCCacagataatgatgatgatgataattcatCAAGAgatatgaataatgtatttaCATTGATTTCATATGAACGCAGGTGTGGGTCCTTAAGTTAACAAATTCCTTTTACCTGTAAAGCCGAAATTTTACCGCCAACAGAAAAAATTAGATTCATATTTGCCAATTTTTTACATAGTTTCGTTTTTTCTTTGCCCAGGTTCTAAGGAGGGCTGTAATCAatgattgttttattattgattaacagtttttttccttgatCATTcgattgtttggtccataaaaagtcgaaggggaaaaaaaggattttcagatgttgtgttttgtccaacTGAAgatccaaaacccaaagatctTAACTTAATATCATAGAAGacgaaaaaaatgtttacctcAAAGGCTGAAGGATaattgattcttttctttttttagggcAATACTGGTATTGAATCGAAGAACAATACATCCTATATTTTCTAAACATGTAACATACATAtggatttttgattttcaaagtttccttaaatttgtatttttaaagagAATATATTGACTATTAAATTAACACTTGACCACTTTTCTTTACATGTTAGAcgaaatataaacatataccAAAATATCTGCAATAAGAAAACCTCTCAGACAATTTATCAATCTTGTTACAATTCACATCTGAGAGGCCTGGACccattaattcaatttttttttaaatttgtgcatTTTAGCCTGAAAAACTGGCCCAACCATCAGCAAATTATTTGCAAGTTATCAATTCTGTTTAgtaatttttccttttcccattATGGACTAATTTATGAATCAACCAACGCAGATATAGATCTGAGTTGCAAGCTATCTGTTTGTGAggctttttctttcatattgatACAACATGtgtgaacagaaatgtgtttgttgcttTAAGTTGAATTTTTTTGAATCTCAACATTCAACTTGAAAAACAGTCTCTGACATCTCACAGATAATCAATAAAGATTATTCAAGGCCTTTGACTTGTGTGTCTCATGTCTCGGTGTGTCTCCGTCCTGTTGCCGTGGCCACAGATTGTtgattgtgtgtctgtaacAGTGTGTTCACTTCCGTCCGCTGCATGTTCCCATCTCTGTTCAGTCCTGTCAATCAGTAGGAAGTGATGCAACAGACAGTTGCACATTTCCTGTGTGCTTTACATGCTGTGAACAacagaataaaatgttttatgattcaaAATTATAAGTTTAAACACAGCAGCCAGTAGTTTTCAACCAAACTAATAAATCCTCGTTTGCTTGTGTCTTCCCctcaggaggagcagaggctgCAGGTTCACCTCCTGATCAATCTGCACcagccaccagcagcagcgctcccaccacctcctcctcctcctcctccacctcctcctccacggccGGCACCAGTCGACCCAGTGCAGCAGAGCCCGTCCTCAGCCTACACTACAGCTCAGAGGgaaccaccaccagcaccatcaAGCTGGACTTCACCGATGAGTGGTGAGTGATCCCCTGAGCAGTGAGCGAGAAGAGTCCACTGAACCCATGCTCTCTGAAAACACTGTGGTTGTATTAGAGGTatcatttgtgtgtatttcaaaaTTAGGGAATGCATATATCGGCAACTTTGTTTACATGGTGGCTCTTCATATCCAAAACACGTGATATATTACAGCTGAGCAACAGGGtgcagattttttgttttccttccccctctctgaAATCTTTCTGTGTATGAAAATTGACACACGTGGTGGATACAGACTAGTTATTTATTGGGGAGCAGTTAAAAAACACACGTCGCTGTCGTCTCTCCGCTACAGGAGCAGCACGTCTGGCTCGATGGGCAGCGGAGCTCGCAAAACATCTGAGGCCGTGGCCGCGCAGAGCAGAGCGAGTGTGTCGACGGAGAGCTCCGTGTCAGAGCAAGGTGAGTCGTTTCTCAGATACATGTTCTCTTTTGATGCTTGATAAATTACTGGCAAACACACATCTCCCTTGCAGCCGAGCACAGAAGAGTGAATTTCTTACATGTATCACAATGTATTTCCCCTCAGCTCCCTCCCAGGCCCCGAGGCAGCAGAGTGTGTCGGCCGCCTCCACAGAGCCCCGGTGTGACGCCGCGTCCTGCAGCTCGGCGGCGGAGGGCTCCTCGTCTTCGCCGCCGGAGAGGAGTCAGCCGGAGGGTACGGAGGACACGTCGGGAGGCTGCAGGAGGGCGGAGCCCACCGTGGAGAGCCCCTGTGGCCCGCCAGAGTGGGAGGGCCAGAGTCAGCCGGCACGGGCCAATCAGGACTCTGATGATAGCGACGACGATCCCATCCTCATCCCGTCGGCGAGGCTCAGAGGACAGGGACAGAGGTACGTCAGAAGAGATTATCTCTTAGTACCAAATACTGCTCAAgtctttgaatgtttttttttttttatgatgccTTGCCATTGACTTGTTTCACTACAAATATAGATTAAGTACCAGAGGATCTGCAGTAGGAGATAGGATGATCAGGTAACGTCTCTGCACTGGCAGCTGAAAGCATCTAACCTGTCGGAGCTTTGAAGCTTCAACACTGTGTTGTTGTATGAAGACAAAACGGGTTTTTGTGTTGGTTTggtcatttcactcaaaaaaaaaaaaaaagaaaaaggaaactaacaaacacacagcttaACTGCACCGTCAGAGTGCCCCTGCATGTAAGTACTGACTCCACAAACGTTGTGGgcgttttgttgttgttacaccgaggaggagcggtggagtGCGAGGCGCGAATCACGACTGAGTGCATGACGTCCTGATGGAAAGGAGCcgaaaaaaactgttttgatttTGACCTTTTCAACATGAACCTGTGTATATCTGATTGGATTCAGTGACGCTATTGTCTTGTAGTGAATAGACGAAGGCTTTGCAATAACAATGTTCATGGCTTCATTCAGCAATGACGGAGCAGAGCAGGTGTTTTTGCTTTCTAAAAAGTGGCTGCTTGAGtttgttcaagaaaaaaaggcttgttATCAGTTAAAAAGATCAATTCAGAGCATGGCATAAGCATCAGTGACAGCATGAGGgttggctgtttgtttttttgtgtgggtgctatttatttacatatttagtttggttttattttctttcagacGCTCAGCGGCAGCTCGTATCCAGGAGCTGTTTcgcaggaggaaagaaagaagggagatggaggagagcgaGACCCAGAATATCAGGAGGCCGTCAGTCAAGATGGTGTACAAGGGCCACCGCAACTCCAGGACGATGGTGAGCCACTTACATCGCAT contains the following coding sequences:
- the dcaf6 gene encoding DDB1- and CUL4-associated factor 6 isoform X1; translation: MSYSGNLVWDVNKRLIGYNEPNTIRTNYLGRREFVQRLKLEGTLNVHDGCVNTISWNDTGEYLLSGSDDTFLVISNPYNKKVKKSIRSGHRANIFSAKFMPHTNDQEIISCSGDGIIYYTNTEKSPEYNRQCQFTCHYGTAYEIMTVPNDPYTFLSCGEDGTVRWFDLRTKTSCTKEDCKDDILINCRRAATSISISPLVPYYLAVGCSDSSVRIYDRRMLGTRATGNYTGRGTTGMCVRFVPAHLSNKSCRVTSLCYSEDGQEVLVSYSSDYIYLFNPRDDQARELKGPSEERREECVCMCVCVCFPQLRQPPVKRLRLRGDWSDTGPRARPESERERDGEQSPNVSLMQRMSDMLSRWFEEASEAQSSRGTRPQTRPRGTAVRPEAASNTPATPAGESSQESSATEGPVGTDTPEEPAASATATANAAAAAAPMPKSTSSSSLGSSSAVTAPPPSSSSSVESSAPPTSPLTSSPDSEQRSQANTTRTPTTATTTSTSEPALSEYGPHRLPISLVCRRLQRLLRLADPPGQGQRAAPSSSSPSAAAERQSQRAATSAAETRPRTDSPSSVVNKQLGSMTLDEQQGGAEAAGSPPDQSAPATSSSAPTTSSSSSSTSSSTAGTSRPSAAEPVLSLHYSSEGTTTSTIKLDFTDEWSSTSGSMGSGARKTSEAVAAQSRASVSTESSVSEQAPSQAPRQQSVSAASTEPRCDAASCSSAAEGSSSSPPERSQPEGTEDTSGGCRRAEPTVESPCGPPEWEGQSQPARANQDSDDSDDDPILIPSARLRGQGQRLSTRGSAVGDRMIRRSAAARIQELFRRRKERREMEESETQNIRRPSVKMVYKGHRNSRTMIKESCFWGNNFVMSGSDCGHIFIWDRHTAEHLMLLEADNHVVNCLQPHPYDPILASSGIDYDIKIWSPLEESPSFNRVLAYEVITRNELMLEETRNTITVPASFMLRMLASLNHIRSDRIEGDRSEGSGQETED
- the dcaf6 gene encoding DDB1- and CUL4-associated factor 6 isoform X3 translates to MSYSGNLVWDVNKRLIGYNEPNTIRTNYLGRREFVQRLKLEGTLNVHDGCVNTISWNDTGEYLLSGSDDTFLVISNPYNKKVKKSIRSGHRANIFSAKFMPHTNDQEIISCSGDGIIYYTNTEKSPEYNRQCQFTCHYGTAYEIMTVPNDPYTFLSCGEDGTVRWFDLRTKTSCTKEDCKDDILINCRRAATSISISPLVPYYLAVGCSDSSVRIYDRRMLGTRATGNYTGRGTTGMCVRFVPAHLSNKSCRVTSLCYSEDGQEVLVSYSSDYIYLFNPRDDQARELKGPSEERREECVCMCVCVCFPQLRQPPVKRLRLRGDWSDTGPRARPESERERDGEQSPNVSLMQRMSDMLSRWFEEASEAQSSRGTRPQTRPRGTAVRPEAASNTPATPAGESSQESSATEGPVGTDTPEEPAASATATANAAAAAAPMPKSTSSSSLGSSSAVTAPPPSSSSSVESSAPPTSPLTSSPDSEQRSQANTTRTPTTATTTSTSEPALSEYGPHRLPISLVCRRLQRLLRLADPPGQGQRAAPSSSSPSAAAERQSQRAATSAAETRPRTDSPSSVVNKQLGSMTLDEQQGGAEAAGSPPDQSAPATSSSAPTTSSSSSSTSSSTAGTSRPSAAEPVLSLHYSSEGTTTSTIKLDFTDEWSSTSGSMGSGARKTSEAVAAQSRASVSTESSVSEQAPSQAPRQQSVSAASTEPRCDAASCSSAAEGSSSSPPERSQPEGTEDTSGGCRRAEPTVESPCGPPEWEGQSQPARANQDSDDSDDDPILIPSARLRGQGQRRSAAARIQELFRRRKERREMEESETQNIRRPSVKMVYKGHRNSRTMIKESCFWGNNFVMSGSDCGHIFIWDRHTAEHLMLLEADNHVVNCLQPHPYDPILASSGIDYDIKIWSPLEESPSFNRVLAYEVITRNELMLEETRNTITVPASFMLRMLASLNHIRSDRIEGDRSEGSGQETED
- the dcaf6 gene encoding DDB1- and CUL4-associated factor 6 isoform X4, which codes for MSYSGNLVWDVNKRLIGYNEPNTIRTNYLGRREFVQRLKLEGTLNVHDGCVNTISWNDTGEYLLSGSDDTFLVISNPYNKKVKKSIRSGHRANIFSAKFMPHTNDQEIISCSGDGIIYYTNTEKSPEYNRQCQFTCHYGTAYEIMTVPNDPYTFLSCGEDGTVRWFDLRTKTSCTKEDCKDDILINCRRAATSISISPLVPYYLAVGCSDSSVRIYDRRMLGTRATGNYTGRGTTGMCVRFVPAHLSNKSCRVTSLCYSEDGQEVLVSYSSDYIYLFNPRDDQARELKGPSEERREECVCMCVCVCFPQLRQPPVKRLRLRGDWSDTGPRARPESERERDGEQSPNVSLMQRMSDMLSRWFEEASEAQSSRGTRPQTRPRGTAVRPEAASNTPATPAGESSQESSATEGPVGTDTPEEPAASATATANAAAAAAPMPKSTSSSSLGSSSAVTAPPPSSSSSVESSAPPTSPLTSSPDSEQRSQANTTRTPTTATTTSTSEPALSDSPSSVVNKQLGSMTLDEQQGGAEAAGSPPDQSAPATSSSAPTTSSSSSSTSSSTAGTSRPSAAEPVLSLHYSSEGTTTSTIKLDFTDEWSSTSGSMGSGARKTSEAVAAQSRASVSTESSVSEQAPSQAPRQQSVSAASTEPRCDAASCSSAAEGSSSSPPERSQPEGTEDTSGGCRRAEPTVESPCGPPEWEGQSQPARANQDSDDSDDDPILIPSARLRGQGQRLSTRGSAVGDRMIRRSAAARIQELFRRRKERREMEESETQNIRRPSVKMVYKGHRNSRTMIKESCFWGNNFVMSGSDCGHIFIWDRHTAEHLMLLEADNHVVNCLQPHPYDPILASSGIDYDIKIWSPLEESPSFNRVLAYEVITRNELMLEETRNTITVPASFMLRMLASLNHIRSDRIEGDRSEGSGQETED
- the dcaf6 gene encoding DDB1- and CUL4-associated factor 6 isoform X5, with protein sequence MSYSGNLVWDVNKRLIGYNEPNTIRTNYLGRREFVQRLKLEGTLNVHDGCVNTISWNDTGEYLLSGSDDTFLVISNPYNKKVKKSIRSGHRANIFSAKFMPHTNDQEIISCSGDGIIYYTNTEKSPEYNRQCQFTCHYGTAYEIMTVPNDPYTFLSCGEDGTVRWFDLRTKTSCTKEDCKDDILINCRRAATSISISPLVPYYLAVGCSDSSVRIYDRRMLGTRATGNYTGRGTTGMCVRFVPAHLSNKSCRVTSLCYSEDGQEVLVSYSSDYIYLFNPRDDQARELKGPSEERREECVCMCVCVCFPQLRQPPVKRLRLRGDWSDTGPRARPESERERDGEQSPNVSLMQRMSDMLSRWFEEASEAQSSRGTRPQTRPRGTAVRPEAASNTPATPAGESSQESSATEGPVGTDTPEEPAASATATANAAAAAAPMPKSTSSSSLGSSSAVTAPPPSSSSSVESSAPPTSPLTSSPDSEQRSQANTTRTPTTATTTSTSEPALSGGAEAAGSPPDQSAPATSSSAPTTSSSSSSTSSSTAGTSRPSAAEPVLSLHYSSEGTTTSTIKLDFTDEWSSTSGSMGSGARKTSEAVAAQSRASVSTESSVSEQAPSQAPRQQSVSAASTEPRCDAASCSSAAEGSSSSPPERSQPEGTEDTSGGCRRAEPTVESPCGPPEWEGQSQPARANQDSDDSDDDPILIPSARLRGQGQRLSTRGSAVGDRMIRRSAAARIQELFRRRKERREMEESETQNIRRPSVKMVYKGHRNSRTMIKESCFWGNNFVMSGSDCGHIFIWDRHTAEHLMLLEADNHVVNCLQPHPYDPILASSGIDYDIKIWSPLEESPSFNRVLAYEVITRNELMLEETRNTITVPASFMLRMLASLNHIRSDRIEGDRSEGSGQETED
- the dcaf6 gene encoding DDB1- and CUL4-associated factor 6 isoform X6; the protein is MSYSGNLVWDVNKRLIGYNEPNTIRTNYLGRREFVQRLKLEGTLNVHDGCVNTISWNDTGEYLLSGSDDTFLVISNPYNKKVKKSIRSGHRANIFSAKFMPHTNDQEIISCSGDGIIYYTNTEKSPEYNRQCQFTCHYGTAYEIMTVPNDPYTFLSCGEDGTVRWFDLRTKTSCTKEDCKDDILINCRRAATSISISPLVPYYLAVGCSDSSVRIYDRRMLGTRATGNYTGRGTTGMCVRFVPAHLSNKSCRVTSLCYSEDGQEVLVSYSSDYIYLFNPRDDQARELKGPSEERREELRQPPVKRLRLRGDWSDTGPRARPESERERDGEQSPNVSLMQRMSDMLSRWFEEASEAQSSRGTRPQTRPRGTAVRPEAASNTPATPAGESSQESSATEGPVGTDTPEEPAASATATANAAAAAAPMPKSTSSSSLGSSSAVTAPPPSSSSSVESSAPPTSPLTSSPDSEQRSQANTTRTPTTATTTSTSEPALSEYGPHRLPISLVCRRLQRLLRLADPPGQGQRAAPSSSSPSAAAERQSQRAATSAAETRPRTDSPSSVVNKQLGSMTLDEQQGGAEAAGSPPDQSAPATSSSAPTTSSSSSSTSSSTAGTSRPSAAEPVLSLHYSSEGTTTSTIKLDFTDEWSSTSGSMGSGARKTSEAVAAQSRASVSTESSVSEQAPSQAPRQQSVSAASTEPRCDAASCSSAAEGSSSSPPERSQPEGTEDTSGGCRRAEPTVESPCGPPEWEGQSQPARANQDSDDSDDDPILIPSARLRGQGQRRSAAARIQELFRRRKERREMEESETQNIRRPSVKMVYKGHRNSRTMIKESCFWGNNFVMSGSDCGHIFIWDRHTAEHLMLLEADNHVVNCLQPHPYDPILASSGIDYDIKIWSPLEESPSFNRVLAYEVITRNELMLEETRNTITVPASFMLRMLASLNHIRSDRIEGDRSEGSGQETED
- the dcaf6 gene encoding DDB1- and CUL4-associated factor 6 isoform X2 codes for the protein MSYSGNLVWDVNKRLIGYNEPNTIRTNYLGRREFVQRLKLEGTLNVHDGCVNTISWNDTGEYLLSGSDDTFLVISNPYNKKVKKSIRSGHRANIFSAKFMPHTNDQEIISCSGDGIIYYTNTEKSPEYNRQCQFTCHYGTAYEIMTVPNDPYTFLSCGEDGTVRWFDLRTKTSCTKEDCKDDILINCRRAATSISISPLVPYYLAVGCSDSSVRIYDRRMLGTRATGNYTGRGTTGMCVRFVPAHLSNKSCRVTSLCYSEDGQEVLVSYSSDYIYLFNPRDDQARELKGPSEERREELRQPPVKRLRLRGDWSDTGPRARPESERERDGEQSPNVSLMQRMSDMLSRWFEEASEAQSSRGTRPQTRPRGTAVRPEAASNTPATPAGESSQESSATEGPVGTDTPEEPAASATATANAAAAAAPMPKSTSSSSLGSSSAVTAPPPSSSSSVESSAPPTSPLTSSPDSEQRSQANTTRTPTTATTTSTSEPALSEYGPHRLPISLVCRRLQRLLRLADPPGQGQRAAPSSSSPSAAAERQSQRAATSAAETRPRTDSPSSVVNKQLGSMTLDEQQGGAEAAGSPPDQSAPATSSSAPTTSSSSSSTSSSTAGTSRPSAAEPVLSLHYSSEGTTTSTIKLDFTDEWSSTSGSMGSGARKTSEAVAAQSRASVSTESSVSEQAPSQAPRQQSVSAASTEPRCDAASCSSAAEGSSSSPPERSQPEGTEDTSGGCRRAEPTVESPCGPPEWEGQSQPARANQDSDDSDDDPILIPSARLRGQGQRLSTRGSAVGDRMIRRSAAARIQELFRRRKERREMEESETQNIRRPSVKMVYKGHRNSRTMIKESCFWGNNFVMSGSDCGHIFIWDRHTAEHLMLLEADNHVVNCLQPHPYDPILASSGIDYDIKIWSPLEESPSFNRVLAYEVITRNELMLEETRNTITVPASFMLRMLASLNHIRSDRIEGDRSEGSGQETED